A part of Rhodamnia argentea isolate NSW1041297 chromosome 8, ASM2092103v1, whole genome shotgun sequence genomic DNA contains:
- the LOC115736631 gene encoding scarecrow-like protein 14, whose product MIMEPRVTGFSGSLSAFKFDDETLLPFSDQRVNLLNGFEREDPSSDLSFLDKPFLPSDPRRCNAAPPSVVSAETDFPSDDSDFSETVFKYINQMLLEEDMEEKPCMILDPSALQAAEKSLYEVLGETYPSEANLSPPFMESPDNNFSGNSSDYGKSSPSSITSSSNFADHQWVGDFGDGRNSTPQSSVTGEFIFQSTVNAHVQPSFSLPNSFLSHGNRMNASLGSGLLFPDFSTESQSVLQFQRGVEEASRFLPKGTQLFIDLEKSSGNSWLKERRSVNVVKLEKDESDFLPLNGIRGKKNHEREDTEFEDERSNKQSAAYVDDTDLAEMFAKILLCNPQDRRPDSKADESSKKQVSESLQQNRQIHAANGGKVHNKKPTKNSNKTEVVDLRTFLILCAQAVSSDDRRTADDYLKQIRRHASPFGDGSQRLAHCLANGLEARLGGTGTQVYTALGSKRTSAVDTLKAYQVYHSACPFQKMATIFANHMILVLAEKATTLHIIDFGILYGFQWPTLISRLSKRTGGPPKLRITGIELPQRGFRPAERVQETGRHLAKFCERFGVPFEYNAIAQKWDTIKIGDLKIRKGETIAVNTMFRFKNLLDETVVLNNPRDSVLNLIRKIRPHLFVQAIVNGSFSAPFFVTRFREALFHYSAMFDAFDTTLERDNLMRLMFEKEFFGREAINVIACEGTERVERPETYKQWQIRNMRAGFKQLPLDSALMKKLRSKLEKYHDDFMADEDGCWMLHGWKGRILYASSCWVLV is encoded by the coding sequence ATGATTATGGAACCGCGTGTCACCGGATTCTCTGGCTCCTTGAGCGCCTTCAAGTTCGATGACGAGACACTCTTGCCATTCTCAGATCAGCGCGTGAATTTGCTGAATGGCTTCGAACGCGAGGACCCATCTTCGGATCTTAGTTTCCTGGACAAACCTTTCCTCCCTTCTGACCCTAGGCGTTGTAATGCCGCCCCGCCTTCGGTTGTAAGTGCGGAGACGGATTTCCCATCTGACGATAGCGACTTCTCCGAAACCGTTTTCAAGTACATAAATCAGATGCTTCTGGAGGAGGACATGGAGGAGAAGCCATGTATGATTCTTGACCCTTCGGCTCTCCAGGCAGCTGAGAAGTCGCTCTATGAAGTTCTCGGTGAGACGTACCCATCTGAAGCGAACCTCTCCCCTCCATTCATGGAGAGTCCGGACAATAATTTCTCGGGAAACAGTAGTGACTATGGTAAGAGCAGCCCTTCTAGCATTACCAGCAGCAGTAACTTTGCTGATCATCAATGGGTCGGTGATTTTGGGGACGGCAGAAATTCTACGCCACAATCTTCGGTCACAGGAGAGTTCATTTTTCAGTCCACTGTGAATGCTCATGTTCAGCCATCCTTTTCCTTACCAAACAGCTTCCTGAGTCATGGTAATCGGATGAATGCATCTTTAGGGAGTGGCCTTTTGTTCCCTGACTTCTCGACCGAGAGCCAATCAGTATTGCAGTTCCAGAGAGGTGTAGAGGAAGCTAGCAGATTCCTTCCCAAAGGTACTCAGTTATTTATTGATCTGGAGAAGAGCAGCGGAAACTCGTGGTTGAAGGAAAGGAGATCGGTGAATGTGGTTAAGTTGGAGAAGGATGAAAGTGACTTTCTGCCTCTCAATGGAATCAGGGGAAAGAAGAACCATGAGAGGGAGGATACAGAATTTGAAGATGAGAGGAGTAACAAGCAGTCAGCAGCGTATGTTGATGACACTGACCTAGCCGAAATGTTTGCTAAAATCCTGCTCTGTAATCCTCAGGACAGGAGGCCAGATTCCAAAGCTGATGAATCCTCTAAAAAACAAGTTAGTGAATCTTTACAGCAGAATAGACAGATACACGCTGCTAATGGTGGGAAGGTTCATAATAAGAAACCAACCAAAAACAGCAATAAGACAGAGGTCGTGGATCTCAGAACTTTTTTGATCCTTTGTGCACAAGCTGTCTCTTCAGACGATCGGAGGACTGCTGATGACTATCTAAAGCAGATTAGGCGGCATGCTTCCCCCTTTGGTGATGGATCTCAGAGGTTGGCACATTGCTTGGCCAATGGCCTCGAGGCACGCTTAGGGGGCACTGGTACTCAGGTCTATACTGCTCTAGGTTCTAAAAGAACATCAGCGGTTGATACTCTGAAAGCTTACCAAGTTTATCATTCAGCCTGCCCGTTTCAGAAAATGGCAACCATCTTTGCGAACCATATGATCTTGGTTTTAGCTGAGAAAGCAACAACGCTTCATATTATCGACTTTGGAATCTTATATGGTTTCCAATGGCCAACTCTCATCTCTCGTCTCTCCAAGAGGACAGGCGGGCCACCCAAACTGCGTATTACAGGGATAGAGCTTCCCCAGCGAGGTTTTCGACCAGCAGAAAGAGTTCAGGAGACAGGACGCCACTTGGCAAAGTTCTGCGAGCGATTTGGTGTTCCATTTGAGTACAATGCAATCGCTCAGAAATGGGATACTATCAAAATTGGGGATCTCAAAATAAGGAAGGGCGAGACCATCGCTGTGAATACCATGTTTCGATTTAAAAACCTCCTTGATGAGACAGTTGTCTTGAATAATCCCAGGGATTCTGTTCTGAATTTAATCAGAAAAATAAGGCCACATCTCTTTGTGCAGGCCATTGTCAATGGATCTTTCAGTGCCCCCTTCTTCGTGACACGGTTCCGTGAGGCTCTCTTTCACTACTCTGCCATGTTTGATGCATTCGATACTACGTTAGAGAGGGATAACCTGATGAGACTGATGTTTGAGAAAGAGTTCTTTGGCCGAGAAGCTATAAATGTCATTGCATGTGAGGGGACGGAGAGGGTTGAGAGGCCAGAGACATATAAGCAATGGCAAATTCGCAATATGAGGGCCGGGTTCAAGCAATTGCCACTGGACTCAGCACTTATGAAGAAATTGCGATCTAAGTTGGAGAAGTACCATGATGATTTCATGGCTGATGAAGATGGCTGCTGGATGCTGCATGGTTGGAAGGGCCGAATACTGTATGCTTCATCTTGTTGGGTACTCGTCTAG